In the Nodosilinea sp. E11 genome, one interval contains:
- a CDS encoding ribbon-helix-helix domain-containing protein: protein MIFADHNPDEMTKVTVTAFIEEDLKGDLKALAHKERRSMSQMISVLIERAIEVAKAAGEISSETTK from the coding sequence ATGATATTTGCAGACCATAACCCTGATGAAATGACCAAAGTCACTGTCACAGCGTTTATTGAGGAAGATCTAAAGGGCGACCTAAAGGCGCTGGCTCATAAAGAGCGTCGTTCCATGTCACAAATGATCTCTGTGCTGATTGAGCGGGCCATAGAGGTAGCTAAGGCAGCAGGGGAAATCTCTTCGGAGACCACTAAATGA